The following coding sequences lie in one Leptospira mtsangambouensis genomic window:
- the tpx gene encoding thiol peroxidase — protein MAQVTLKGNPVPLEGNLPKPGDKAPDFRVAKQDLGDLTLKDLAGKVKILVAVPSLDTAVCALETKKFNERAAKEDGITTLIISGDLPFAMKRFCSTEGIDSKNLITGSQFKDFSFSKNYGTHIAGGPLAGLSARAVFVVDKDDIIRYTELVPEIGSEPNYDTVLAEAKKLV, from the coding sequence ATGGCACAAGTAACACTCAAAGGAAATCCCGTTCCTCTCGAAGGAAACCTTCCCAAACCGGGGGACAAAGCTCCCGACTTCCGAGTCGCCAAACAAGATTTAGGTGATTTGACTCTAAAAGATCTAGCAGGAAAGGTAAAAATCCTTGTGGCGGTTCCCAGTTTAGATACAGCCGTCTGTGCCCTTGAAACCAAAAAGTTTAACGAAAGAGCAGCCAAAGAAGATGGAATCACGACTCTTATCATCTCCGGTGACTTACCGTTTGCAATGAAACGATTTTGTTCTACGGAAGGAATCGATTCTAAAAACTTAATCACTGGTTCTCAGTTCAAAGATTTTTCTTTTTCCAAAAATTATGGAACCCATATCGCTGGTGGCCCACTTGCTGGCCTTTCTGCACGAGCCGTATTTGTTGTGGATAAAGACGATATCATCCGTTATACGGAACTTGTGCCGGAAATTGGTAGCGAACCAAATTACGATACTGTTCTTGCCGAAGCTAAGAAACTCGTTTAG
- a CDS encoding sensor histidine kinase, with translation MQTQVFFPFGIIILSAFGWFGFAYALSSVDSTKIYSLFATLLGLITLMVLFFLRKKPLPQGMEKPKKRDELVQNLFALEKFKEELISFNDPDQISQTISQFLASKIPAEFVQVYTWDEREGQFRPRPFLESLDQKFSNLPSLPVFNPFLLWLSEREGIHIKENFIQFASPNHEKIAKQALNFFTETKSELVATLSIKSSLVGFILLGKHKEGKIYDIEEIEIILEILSVSLMSLSNSMIYQQLLNLTETLEAKVRERTKELEETQAHLVQSEKMASLGVMVAGIAHEINTPAAVINGSADNLDANLVYVLSHLGDISQLIQNPDFRSIYLDILFSFVKEDPASKIDPKDKFKLKKETKFRFIQDGIPENDATDLATFIIDHHLLHMQEELIRIWKAGGKETFEMLKNTLSLQRNIKNIKYAIRNIVRIVKALKYYSHLGQASYAESDLHEGLENTLVIMQNQIKHGVEIERAYGSIPPVRCNIDELNQVWTNLITNAIHAMKKIEHPKLIISSKMVGEDYVLISFEDNGSGIPIEIKDKIWDPFFTTKDQGEGTGLGLGIVKGIIEKHKGRIEVESSPGKTRFMVYLPLVGPGDVPSIPKEIFREIRG, from the coding sequence ATGCAAACACAAGTTTTCTTTCCCTTCGGAATCATAATCCTTTCTGCTTTTGGTTGGTTTGGATTTGCTTATGCTTTAAGCAGTGTAGATTCCACAAAAATTTACTCTCTATTTGCGACTCTTTTGGGACTTATCACCCTTATGGTTTTGTTCTTTTTACGAAAAAAACCATTGCCACAAGGTATGGAGAAACCCAAAAAACGAGATGAACTTGTCCAAAACCTATTTGCCTTAGAAAAATTCAAAGAAGAACTCATTTCCTTCAACGACCCAGACCAAATCAGCCAAACCATCAGCCAGTTCCTTGCCTCCAAAATCCCTGCGGAGTTTGTCCAAGTTTATACTTGGGATGAAAGAGAAGGCCAATTCCGACCCAGACCTTTTTTAGAATCACTCGACCAAAAGTTTTCTAATTTACCTTCTCTTCCTGTATTCAATCCTTTTTTACTTTGGCTTTCCGAACGCGAAGGAATCCATATCAAAGAAAATTTCATCCAGTTTGCTTCTCCCAATCATGAAAAAATTGCCAAACAAGCATTAAACTTTTTTACTGAAACCAAATCAGAGTTAGTTGCCACTCTTTCCATCAAATCAAGTCTTGTAGGTTTTATCTTACTGGGAAAACACAAAGAAGGAAAAATTTATGATATAGAAGAAATCGAAATCATTTTAGAAATTCTTTCTGTTTCCCTGATGTCTTTGTCCAATTCCATGATCTACCAACAGTTACTAAACTTAACTGAAACTTTGGAAGCAAAGGTAAGAGAAAGAACGAAAGAATTAGAAGAAACCCAAGCCCACTTGGTACAATCAGAAAAGATGGCTTCTCTTGGTGTGATGGTGGCAGGTATCGCCCACGAAATCAACACACCTGCTGCTGTGATCAATGGTTCAGCGGACAACTTGGATGCAAATTTAGTTTATGTATTATCGCATTTGGGTGACATCTCTCAACTGATTCAGAATCCTGATTTTCGTTCTATCTATTTGGACATTTTATTTAGTTTTGTGAAAGAGGATCCAGCCTCAAAGATCGATCCTAAAGACAAATTCAAACTCAAAAAAGAAACCAAGTTTCGATTTATCCAAGATGGAATCCCTGAAAATGATGCAACGGATCTAGCAACCTTTATCATTGACCATCATCTTTTGCATATGCAAGAAGAACTCATCCGTATTTGGAAGGCCGGCGGGAAAGAAACTTTTGAGATGTTAAAGAATACTTTGAGCCTGCAAAGAAATATCAAAAACATCAAATATGCAATTCGTAATATAGTTAGGATTGTCAAAGCACTCAAGTATTACTCTCACCTTGGGCAAGCATCTTATGCGGAATCTGACCTTCACGAAGGATTAGAAAACACTCTTGTGATCATGCAAAACCAAATCAAACACGGAGTGGAAATTGAAAGGGCCTATGGAAGTATCCCTCCTGTAAGGTGTAATATTGATGAACTAAACCAAGTTTGGACAAACCTAATCACCAATGCCATCCATGCGATGAAAAAAATAGAACATCCCAAACTCATCATTTCTTCTAAAATGGTGGGGGAAGATTATGTATTGATTAGTTTCGAAGACAACGGTTCGGGAATTCCAATCGAAATCAAAGATAAAATTTGGGATCCATTTTTTACAACCAAAGACCAAGGCGAAGGAACAGGGCTTGGACTTGGAATTGTCAAAGGAATTATCGAAAAACACAAAGGAAGGATTGAAGTGGAATCTTCTCCAGGAAAAACAAGGTTTATGGTTTATTTACCGTTAGTTGGTCCTGGAGATGTTCCGAGTATCCCGAAAGAAATCTTTCGGGAAATTCGTGGTTAA
- a CDS encoding LBF_2804 family protein, producing MSTERYKPGFLEQWGRRVLISIHSHAKKPENSDKSFASQSKILLLWGVFLCFWIGFLPSIFFVFLSTYLPPLVFWPLETHSIITLTEFVFLLALVTLVEFYLLFRLGFYLSYRMAQYADIELAEEPELITPIPGMMARLVLEIPDPRIRLYGIDPYKHLNERALFFRTVLYKSKVFLSNIFAKLLLKVFLGRTGLRFLIEYVSGPITGIWDSVTTYLILVELRKRIITRKLSDAMLLKIKSKQGSEVFIETTLRAVAISIVFTKTFHPNFEYLLFGLIRLLPNQDKLTNLDDWTEFVHLFPKLTKEERNWPIAIFALCSTFDGSLNREELNAFQDITDLSPSWLLDRVRHLSETIRKGELSESLLWMEKILPEEFTQ from the coding sequence ATGAGTACAGAACGTTACAAACCGGGATTTTTAGAACAATGGGGACGCCGAGTTCTCATTTCGATCCATTCCCATGCGAAAAAACCCGAAAATTCCGACAAAAGTTTTGCCTCCCAATCCAAAATTCTTTTGCTTTGGGGAGTTTTTCTATGCTTTTGGATAGGATTTTTGCCATCGATTTTCTTCGTTTTCCTCTCCACTTACCTTCCTCCACTTGTGTTTTGGCCTTTGGAAACTCATTCAATCATCACGCTTACAGAGTTTGTTTTTCTTTTGGCTCTAGTCACTCTCGTTGAGTTTTATCTCCTCTTTCGATTGGGATTTTATCTTTCCTATCGGATGGCACAGTATGCAGACATTGAACTGGCCGAAGAACCGGAACTCATCACACCCATTCCTGGAATGATGGCTAGGTTGGTTTTAGAAATTCCCGATCCAAGAATTCGATTGTATGGAATTGATCCTTACAAACATCTAAATGAACGCGCCCTATTCTTTAGGACTGTTTTATACAAAAGCAAAGTTTTTCTTTCCAACATCTTCGCCAAACTTCTATTAAAGGTATTTTTAGGAAGAACGGGACTTCGTTTTTTAATTGAATACGTCTCCGGGCCAATTACTGGAATCTGGGACAGTGTCACAACTTATTTGATTTTAGTTGAGTTACGCAAACGCATCATTACACGGAAATTGTCGGATGCGATGTTACTCAAAATCAAATCGAAACAAGGTTCCGAAGTATTCATTGAAACCACGCTACGTGCAGTGGCAATTTCCATTGTATTCACAAAAACCTTTCACCCTAACTTTGAATATTTGCTCTTTGGATTGATACGGCTTTTACCAAATCAAGACAAACTGACCAACTTAGATGACTGGACCGAGTTTGTACATTTATTCCCAAAACTGACAAAGGAAGAAAGGAATTGGCCGATCGCAATCTTTGCCCTTTGTTCCACATTTGATGGATCCTTAAATCGGGAAGAATTGAATGCGTTTCAAGACATCACTGATCTTTCTCCTTCTTGGCTTTTGGATCGGGTCCGTCATTTAAGTGAAACCATCCGAAAAGGAGAACTTTCAGAATCTTTGCTTTGGATGGAAAAAATCCTTCCCGAAGAATTCACTCAATGA
- a CDS encoding acyl-CoA desaturase, producing MTTQAEIKTKAPIDWVTMIFLLTYPLVGIFGTLYLYLYDSVHIGTWALFVFYFFATGMGITVGYHRLFSHKAYDAKTPVKLWLLLFGAAAFQSTALEWSEDHRIHHRFVDTDKDPYSIKKGFWFAHIGWLFRKRKYVQQGVQDLVNDPLVLWQHKHFYSISIFMCFILPGLITMIWGSFLEGFFVAGFLRLFVVHQFTFFINSACHVWGERTFSKEQTARDNWIIAFFTFGEGFHNFHHEFQSDYRNGIRWFDYDPSKWMIKGLSFLGLTYNLKKVSEEKILQKTMYLKEKETLNQFTNLEESKLRHWEEQLTNLRETAIKEFQNWKQAKQSSNEKEVGILRKKFEQTKESWEKLLNQPGKPIFS from the coding sequence ATGACGACACAAGCTGAAATCAAAACCAAAGCTCCCATTGATTGGGTGACTATGATCTTTTTACTAACCTATCCACTAGTAGGGATTTTCGGAACTCTCTACTTGTATCTTTATGATTCCGTTCACATTGGAACTTGGGCTCTGTTTGTATTTTATTTTTTTGCGACAGGAATGGGAATCACTGTAGGTTACCATAGACTTTTCTCTCACAAAGCTTATGATGCAAAAACACCCGTTAAACTTTGGTTACTTCTTTTTGGAGCGGCGGCTTTTCAATCCACTGCTTTGGAATGGAGCGAAGACCACCGTATCCACCATCGTTTTGTAGATACTGACAAAGATCCTTATTCGATCAAAAAAGGGTTTTGGTTTGCTCACATTGGTTGGTTATTTCGCAAACGTAAATATGTCCAACAAGGTGTTCAGGATTTGGTAAATGACCCGCTGGTTCTTTGGCAACATAAACATTTTTATTCCATTTCTATCTTTATGTGTTTTATCCTTCCTGGTCTTATCACAATGATTTGGGGATCGTTTTTAGAAGGATTTTTTGTCGCTGGTTTCCTTCGACTTTTTGTAGTTCATCAGTTTACTTTTTTTATCAACAGTGCATGTCATGTTTGGGGAGAACGAACTTTTTCTAAAGAACAAACAGCAAGAGATAATTGGATCATCGCCTTTTTTACGTTTGGTGAAGGTTTTCATAATTTTCACCATGAGTTTCAGTCAGATTATCGAAATGGGATTCGTTGGTTTGATTATGATCCATCCAAATGGATGATTAAAGGTTTGTCTTTTTTGGGTCTTACGTATAACTTAAAAAAAGTTTCTGAAGAAAAAATCCTTCAGAAGACAATGTATTTAAAAGAAAAAGAAACTTTGAACCAATTTACGAATTTGGAAGAATCAAAACTCCGTCATTGGGAAGAGCAACTAACCAACCTTAGGGAAACTGCTATCAAAGAATTCCAAAATTGGAAACAGGCAAAACAATCTTCCAACGAAAAAGAAGTGGGAATTCTCCGCAAAAAATTTGAACAAACAAAAGAAAGTTGGGAAAAACTTCTAAACCAACCGGGAAAACCAATTTTTTCTTAA
- a CDS encoding FecR family protein, which translates to MKRAMINRLSALGFVAVFAIVLTACQKDSKESVTNVTEKSGQESNVVVAFVKGDVVVIRESGQVKPNLGDVLTSKDTIVTGQNGSVEILVGEDGVLKLNKNTSLSVSQAFAANDGSRETEVNMQYGKLVTVLRKERKTESFSIVTPTSIAGVRGTIFLTNVENPSAKGGNVACGSGNCVVKYTVLDGAVAIRKSNSENEIVVDKQKVAEVGNDTKLSDKMIKPMDKQSLSEMKEMLAFENTKMLQFESLANELRTNNEELQKLNIGSSAEELEKAARTREITKSKSDEVIKTAKSIEDSKYIKKDVQKDSLKLAPKESFDKTK; encoded by the coding sequence ATGAAACGTGCAATGATCAATCGGTTGTCGGCATTAGGATTTGTGGCGGTTTTTGCCATAGTTTTAACTGCTTGCCAAAAAGATTCTAAGGAATCTGTAACAAATGTTACAGAGAAGTCTGGACAAGAAAGTAATGTTGTTGTTGCCTTTGTAAAAGGTGATGTGGTTGTGATCCGCGAGAGTGGACAAGTAAAACCAAACTTAGGTGATGTTTTAACTTCCAAAGATACCATTGTAACTGGTCAAAACGGTTCTGTGGAAATCCTTGTAGGCGAAGACGGAGTACTTAAGTTAAACAAAAACACATCTCTTAGCGTAAGCCAAGCGTTTGCAGCAAACGATGGATCTCGTGAAACAGAAGTTAATATGCAATACGGAAAACTTGTAACAGTTTTACGCAAAGAAAGAAAAACAGAATCTTTCAGCATCGTAACTCCTACTTCGATTGCGGGTGTTCGTGGAACTATCTTTCTTACCAATGTTGAAAATCCATCTGCCAAAGGTGGGAACGTAGCTTGCGGATCTGGAAACTGTGTTGTTAAATATACAGTTCTTGATGGAGCAGTTGCCATTCGCAAATCCAATTCAGAAAATGAAATCGTAGTCGACAAACAGAAAGTAGCTGAAGTCGGAAATGACACTAAACTTTCTGATAAAATGATCAAACCAATGGACAAACAATCTTTATCTGAGATGAAAGAAATGTTGGCTTTTGAAAACACTAAGATGTTACAGTTTGAGTCTCTTGCAAACGAACTCCGAACAAACAACGAAGAACTTCAAAAATTAAACATTGGATCTTCTGCAGAAGAGTTGGAGAAAGCAGCAAGAACGCGTGAGATTACAAAATCAAAATCTGATGAAGTAATCAAAACGGCTAAGTCCATCGAAGATTCAAAATACATCAAAAAAGATGTTCAAAAAGATTCACTAAAATTAGCTCCCAAAGAGAGTTTTGATAAGACGAAATGA
- the rsgA gene encoding ribosome small subunit-dependent GTPase A, with protein sequence MGKELFTIARIFGAYYEIYSEETSYALAVLKGKLRLKNSNERHPFVVGDLVLAEKSSGEEWVISERMERKNYLSRKSDRGDSHVLCANLDQVAILASCKDPETKPGFIDRLLAASYQTEIPPLIIFTKKDLISDEEIEEREVYYKELGYEVLSVSLLSEESIQPLWERIRGKRTFLCGNSGVGKSTLMNHLHKKTVQRTNFVSGSTKKGKHTTTNSFALFLEENTVLIDSPGVKEWGILHLTPVELWESFPELRKIKETCQEIYCCELGSECPMRKHVNEAMDETRKKSLESMIESLENPHRVTRRDHWTKAVTKRY encoded by the coding sequence TTGGGTAAAGAACTATTTACAATCGCTCGTATCTTCGGAGCTTATTATGAAATTTATTCAGAAGAAACTAGCTATGCCCTCGCCGTTCTCAAGGGTAAGTTGCGATTAAAGAACTCAAACGAAAGGCATCCCTTTGTTGTGGGGGACTTGGTTTTGGCAGAAAAATCTTCTGGGGAAGAGTGGGTCATTTCGGAACGAATGGAACGAAAGAACTACCTTTCCAGAAAAAGTGACCGTGGCGACAGTCATGTGTTATGTGCCAACTTGGACCAAGTGGCGATCCTTGCTTCTTGTAAAGACCCAGAAACCAAACCGGGATTTATTGATCGATTGCTTGCCGCTTCTTACCAAACAGAAATTCCCCCACTGATCATTTTTACAAAAAAAGATTTAATTTCGGATGAAGAAATTGAAGAGAGGGAAGTTTACTATAAAGAGTTAGGTTACGAGGTACTCAGTGTGTCTCTTCTTTCGGAGGAATCCATCCAACCTTTGTGGGAACGGATTCGTGGGAAACGCACCTTCCTTTGCGGGAATTCAGGAGTGGGCAAATCAACTCTTATGAACCACCTCCATAAAAAGACAGTGCAGAGGACCAACTTCGTCAGTGGGTCCACCAAAAAAGGAAAACATACCACTACCAATTCTTTTGCTCTGTTTTTGGAAGAAAACACGGTCCTCATCGACTCCCCTGGGGTCAAAGAATGGGGGATTTTACACCTGACACCTGTTGAGCTTTGGGAAAGTTTTCCCGAATTACGCAAGATTAAAGAAACTTGTCAGGAAATTTATTGCTGTGAACTGGGTTCTGAGTGTCCAATGCGAAAACACGTAAATGAAGCCATGGATGAAACTAGAAAAAAAAGCTTAGAATCCATGATCGAGAGCCTAGAAAACCCGCATCGTGTGACAAGGCGGGACCATTGGACAAAAGCTGTCACAAAAAGGTATTAG